TGACAACTAAAATATTTTACATCTGACCGATCATCTTATGTGTTTGAGGAATCACGCGCACTTGTTTAACAAAACGCTTCATTAATGCCTGCCATTCTAAAACTCGATCCGGTGATGGCGCAACTATTTTATCACGATCGGGAATCGGTGTTGCTGGCTGTAAAAATACCGGAATAGCAGCATTTACACTAGCTATTAATTCACCTGCCAACTCTAATTCTGCCGAATTAGTTTGATTAGAAATAATTATTTTCCCAAATATCTCTACCTGTGAATTTTCACAAATATGTAAAAACTGATGATGCGCTTCCCAGTGATTTTCTCCGCTAACGCTAGGCAGTTTAATATCCATACCAACTGAATCTAAATAAGGTAAAATCATCGCTAATTGTTCGGGACGATGACCGCCTGTTTCTAGATAAATTGGTAAACCTGTTAATTGTTTTACTTCAGGCAGAAACTCTTTTAAAAATGCTGCATGAAGAAGCGGTTCTCCACCAGTTAAACTAATACTATCGTGTAATCCAGGTTGATTTTGTCTTTCTACCCAATCCAGCAAAGTCATCAACGATACGGGATTAAAATGAGTTTCAAAATCCCGTTTTCCAGGGGTGCGCTCGATTTGACATTCTGCTGGTACGCTCCAGGTATGAGCGCTATCGCAAAAGTGACAGCGTAAATCGCACAACGCAAAGCGGATAAAAATTTGGCGCGTACCAATATTTAGTCCTTCGCCTTGAATAGCAGAGAACACTTCAATTAATCGCGCTTTGGGTGTATCGGCGAAATTAGTCGCCATAGTATCTCTTCTCTAAACTTCTTTAGCTGCTCGGTCGATTAAGCGGCGAGCTACGGTTTGAATGCCCGTATGTTCATAATAATTGGTTGTCATGTCTAAAAACGCTGCCACATAGTCTAATTTATCATCCGCAATATCAATGTATTGTTTTAAGTTACGAAGAACTGATTGCGGAGTTAAATGATGAGAACGGACAAAATTGGCCATCCAAGCTTGCACGGATGCTAAACTTTGACCCATAAAGCCTACTTTATCTCCGGTACTATTGCCTGGGATAAAATTACTAACTTGTTGGAAAGTTCCATTTTGTTGTAAGACCGACGGATTGATGCTATTGAGAGTTGATTGTACTTTACTCAAAAAATCAGGGCCAAGGGGAATCAAACCATCAACGCAAATTAAAGCAGCCATGCGGATGAGCGCTTCGTGATGATAATTAGTGACCGCGCTGGCAAAAGCTCCGATGTTAGTCGTGGGAGTGCCGCTGGTGGCAGAAAAAGCGAGTAATTCAACTACTAATTTAAGTGCCAAATCGATGCTTTGAACTGTATCTGCTTTAGGAGTTAATTTGTTTAAAAATGACAAAAAGCCTACTTTTTCACCTATTTTATTAGCCATTGCCGCTGCACCCAAAGCACTATCTGCTCTGTCCGCAACTTGGTACAGCCAAATCGCTTTTTGGTAACCTTGGGATGAGTCATCATACAATTCTAAAGCACGTTCTCGAATTTTTTTTATTTTCTTTTTTTCGGTTTTTCCAGTAACGGCGCTAATCATATCTTCAAAATCAACTATATTTTGCCATTCTCCCGGAACAACGGTATCCAATCCTTTAAGTAAGTAAACTGTAACGTTGTTAGTTGATAATTTTTCAACTAGTTCTTTGATAGATTGTGGATTGCTCATCTTCAGGTTAAGTTTTTCTTTTGAATGGATAGTTAAATTGAAAAACAGTGGGTGCGATCGGCCCACTGTTTTAGATTATAACCAACAGGAAATATCTATTTGGTTAGCGCGTACATCTTAGTTTGGTAGCCATTTACATAATTAACTACCAATTGCGATCGCAAATTTTCGGATGATAAAAAAAGATGTGCTCTTGCTCAAATCAAAATCTTTAAAGTTCGGCAACGGCTCTTTCGATTAAACGACGAGCTAAAGTTTGGATACCCGTGTGTTCGTAATAGTTGGTTGATACGTCGAGGAATGCAGCTAGATAATCCAACTTGTCGTCCGTAGCATCCATAAAACTGGATAGATTTTTGACGACATTCTGGGGCGTTAAATTCCGAGAACTAACAAAATCGGTCATCCAACCAGAAACAGAAGCAAAGCTTTCATTGATAAAGCCTAATTTGCCTGCGGAATTTCCGCCGGGAATCAGATCGTTAACGCCTTGGAATGTTTTATTTTGTTCCAATTCTTGGGGACTCATGGTGTTGAATTTGGACAAAACTATTTGTACGAAATCTGGCCCCAAGGGAATCAATCCATCAAAGCAAACTAGCGCTGCCATTCGCATGAGAGATTCGCCACCGTAGTCACCTAAAGCTGCTAAGAAATCGCCGATGCTGTCACCGGGAATACCGTTAATTTGGCAGAAAGCTACTAGTTCGACTACCAATTTAACAGCCAAGTCAATGGTTTGAGCTTTTTCTGCTTTAGGAGTGATGTTATTTAAGAAGCCGAGAAAGGAAATTTTTTCGCCTACTTTGTTTGCTAAAGCGGCTGCACCCAAAGCTGAAGAGGCGCTATCGACTGTTTGGTAAAGCCACAGAGATCTTTGATATCCTTGTGATTTGTCGTTGAATAGTTGAACGGCGCGTTCGCCAATTTGTTTGACGAATTCTGGGTCGGTTTCGCCAGTAACGGTGCGAATTGTGTTGTCAAAGCCAACTAAATTTTGCCATTCACCGGGAATCGCAAAATCGAGCGATCGCAATGACATTACTGTCAAGCCGCCAGTAGGCAGTTCATCAACTAATTGATAAATGGGTTTGCTCACGAAAAATCCTTATTGAGTAGTTGCGAATTGGAATCGAGAATGAATTAAAGTTTATTTGAGTTGGCGTAGACCACTGAGGTTAAATTTTTGCAGCCAAGCTACGCGATCGTTTTTAGTAAAAGAAGGATCGCGAGATTGTACTTTAACTTGATAGCGATTGTTCACTAAGATACCAGTACCGTTACCGGGTGCTTCTGCGGCTGGAAAACCTGCTATTTTTTCGCTGCTTTCATCGTATTTCTTTTTGGCTGCTGGGACGCTGGTTATATCGTTGATAGACAACATGGCAACATTCTTGCCACCTTTGTTTAATTTATACTCAGCAAAGCCTTTCTTTTCTTGAGCGGGTACTACTTGGAAGTCTTTATCAGATTTTGGGAAGAATTTATTGAAGCTGCTACCTTGTTCGGCATTCCTAGCAACTGCTGGAGTAGCACCCCGTTGGGTGGTTTCTTTTTGTACCTGTGCGTAAGGTGAAGTATCCTGCGCTCTACAAGAGGTTACCAGCAGTAAAACGGCCAGTAAGAAGGGCGCTATAATTCTGCGTAAACGAAGGGAAATCATCGCCTTCTCCAGATGATAGAATTTCTAGTACTAATTTTGACTTATTCTTTGCCAAAATGTCTTGGCTGAGTAGGTAGAAGATGTAGTTAAAGGGGATAAGTTACCGATAGATAAAACAAAAATATACATTTTGGTGGAAATTAGGTTAATAAAAGTAAAGTAGTTTGGGGAACAATAGCATTAGTTAGCTCCTTGGTATGATGTTTTTAGAACGTCTCCATGATTAACAAAATCCCAAATATATATATTCCGGTTAAGTTCTTGAAAGAGATTCCCCTGATTCAAGCACCCCCTCAATTAAGCGTGCTGGAGGCAGTTGCCTTCAAGCAAACCTTTCAACAGCTTTGCCAAGAAAGTCCCCTTCCCAGCCAAATTGTTGTAGATTTTAACCAAACTACTTTTATGGATAGCAGCGGTTTAGGGGCGCTGGTGAGTAGTTTAAAACTGGCACAGCAAAAAGGGATTAGATTAGTTCTGCGGAACGTCCGCTCTCAAGTCATGGCAGTATTGTCTCTGACCGGACTAAATGAAGTTTTTATTATTGAGCAAAGTACTGAATTAGTTAGCTCGAAGATAACTCGCCGTAGCGAATTGCAACCGCCACCGACCCATCGTTCCGTTCGTTCTTGGGTAAAGC
The sequence above is drawn from the Leptolyngbyaceae cyanobacterium genome and encodes:
- a CDS encoding 7-carboxy-7-deazaguanine synthase QueE codes for the protein MATNFADTPKARLIEVFSAIQGEGLNIGTRQIFIRFALCDLRCHFCDSAHTWSVPAECQIERTPGKRDFETHFNPVSLMTLLDWVERQNQPGLHDSISLTGGEPLLHAAFLKEFLPEVKQLTGLPIYLETGGHRPEQLAMILPYLDSVGMDIKLPSVSGENHWEAHHQFLHICENSQVEIFGKIIISNQTNSAELELAGELIASVNAAIPVFLQPATPIPDRDKIVAPSPDRVLEWQALMKRFVKQVRVIPQTHKMIGQM